From the Lathyrus oleraceus cultivar Zhongwan6 chromosome 4, CAAS_Psat_ZW6_1.0, whole genome shotgun sequence genome, one window contains:
- the LOC127075902 gene encoding 16 kDa phloem protein 2, whose product MPRGTLEVVLISAKGLEDNDFLSSIDPYVILTYRAQEHKSNVQEGAGSNPQWNETFLFTASDSASELNLKIMEKDNYNNDDNIGEVTIPLDAVFEEGSIPESVYKLVKEEEYCGEIKVALTFTPERNEEQGYNEEESGGWKESASEY is encoded by the exons ATGCCTCGTGGAACTCTTGAAGTTGTTTTGATCAGTGCCAAAGGCCTTGAAGACAATGATTTTCTAT CTAGCATAGATCCTTATGTGATCCTTACTTACAGAGCACAGGAGCACAAGAGTAATGTTCAAGAAG GTGCTGGATCCAACCCTCAATGGAATGAAACCTTTCTTTTCACTGCTTCTGATTCTGCTTCTGAGCTCAATCTAAAGATAATGGAAAAGGACAACTATAATAATGATGATAATATCGGAGAAGTAAC AATTCCTTTGGATGCTGTGTTTGAAGAGGGTAGTATTCCGGAGAGTGTTTACAAACTTGTGAAGGAAGAAGAATATTGTGGTGAGATTAAAGTGGCTCTCACTTTTACACCTGAG AGAAATGAAGAACAGGGTTACAATGAAGAGGAGAGTGGTGGATGGAAAGAATCAGCTAGTGAATATTGA